The DNA region AAAAGATCAGATTCTTGGTTTATTTCAAAAGTACGTAATTTTAAGAATGCCTGTAGTTCAAGAAGATTGTTTATGATATTTTCCCTTGTTGAGGGGTTATCCAATAAAGTTAATGCATCAGTACCTGTGGCTATACCATTGTCATCAACTACCTCAatttcaatatctgcacttttAGAACTTGCATCGGAATgatcaattatttcaaattcatcATCAGTTTTTGCAGAGCCATCGGCATTCTCATCGATCAAACTAATTTCAAAGTCAATACTTTCGTTCACAACTCCAAAGTCTATATCATCTCCAAAATCTATTTCATTGCTTGAAGTATTGTCTGTACCTTCTGAGGGCGATTTTGCTTCTGGTGTATCAATTTTAATTGGTTTTCTTCCCTTCACATATTCATAAGTTGTTGTATTTCCATGTTTGACCAAATATTTCAAGGTTTTAAGAACTTCACGTTTTTCGCCAGCTAGATACTCGGTGAAGGCTTCATATAAATCTATCGCTGGTGCAACTGCTTTCAGTTTTTCAGCAGATTTCTCATAAATTTCTGGTAGGTCTTTGATGAGCTCCAAAAGTTCATTCTTAATGTTTTTGCCAGGAATTCCCAGTTGCTTACATAAGGTTTCAAATTCTTTCAAACAAGTCACTTCTGTTTTAGTGTATTCCTTAATTTTCTTTTGGCAATCTAATTGAACCTGCCCCAACTTGTTAATTTGTTTCTTCAAGTTGGGGATTTCGTAGCTTACATTTCTCAACAGAATCTGAGAAACTTCCGCAAGATATTTGTTATCTTTCTGGTAGCAAGAAATTATGTCTTGCCAATCTTTCATTCGTTGTGAACCGTAAAGACCAAATATATTCTTAGAATCAGCTTCCGTTTCTTTGAGGATTTCAACAATCTTCAAACAGTGGAAGTAGTTTATGTGTTGTCCTGATAACAATTTAACTATACCATCGTGAGCTGGCATATCCTGGATTGCATTGTTGATTTTTTCTCGTATTTCCAATACGCCTTTCTGCCATTCTTTATTTATATGTCGACGACTCACAAGCCAGTCCAGCAGTTTGTTCACGTGAATATCAATGGGAATATTTTGCTCGtccataatattttattttttaaagaaaataaataaacatatggAATCTATCAGAAAGACAGATGACAACATTCAAGGATTTCCAGGTTAGGAATGTAATGACAAATCAGTAAACACCATAGACACCgctttattaggtctatggtaaACACAGAACTGCTAAATtgtcaagaggcattttttgtTGACATCAACTTGGTACGAAACAAACGTCATGGCTACTGGCTACTTTTTTTTAACAAGTGGCAAAGATTATCTTAATCTAATGTTTAGGAAAGAACTGAGTTCCGAAGTTGATCATTAAatgtgaataaatgaaaaaactcaAGCCAGTACAAAAAGTATATTTGTAAAAGTATAAAAATATCAGTTGCCATATACTTTATGCAATATAAGAAAATATTCAACTTTTATCACGGTTTTTGATATGGACATAACTGCAGTATTGTGCTTAAACACAATTATATCTAGTAACAAAACTACTGAGAGGATTCTCATAATAAATAGAGCACCAACATCATTGCTGCTTGCAGCCATCTCTAACTCTTCTTTTCTCCAAAGAAGCAGTCCTTTTTTGTCCCTGAATAGGCATATAAGGAGGGGCATTAGTCATCTCCAATCTGCCGTCCATTTCTTTCGAAGAACTACTCGGCGAACTCCTGGAAGACGACTTCGAAGAAACGCTTTTAGCCGGTGACATATGTTGTATGTAAGAACCAGGAGATTGAGCCAAGTCTTGTTTCGGATAAGTTGGATCGATAGCCATCGCAATATTGAGATGCGGCTTGCCCAAATCTTCTGGATCCGGATAACGGGGCTTGTAAACTGGTCTGACGGCTAAATGCGAGGGCCTCGTTGGCGCTTCTTCGCGACCGGCTGTGTAATTTGGGTAATCGGGTAAACCACTTTCGGTACTTGGTCTAGATGAGTCTGCACTTGGTCTGGATGATTCTACCCTGTCTACCGGTAGACTGTAGTTGTCTTCGTATTCGTCATATGTCTGAGGCGTACAGTTGTTTGGAGGGGGTAAATTCGGAATGGTATTCCTAAAAGAAACGCTGTTTTTTATTGGCAAAGGATCACAGAAGAAATTTTAGGTGAGTAAATTCAAGGAAAACTGTCACTGTGACACCATTCAGGGTGAatgtaaggttaggttaggttatgttaTGTGTCATGTTATGTTGACAAATGATTTATATATAAACTGAGGTTCTTACCTTGTCGAAGGTAATATCATGTCTGCAGGATTTGAATAAGCATCATCTGGCATTATAACATCTTGGTTTTGTAATTCCTCCTGTCTTTTTTGCTGTTTTTTGGCCAACGCCTTCTGTCTTGCCCTCTCTTTAGCTTTTTTAGCTTTAATTCTCTCCCTTTCCTGCAAAACCTTAGCCAATTCTTTGTCCTGAGCCTCGATTGCCAGTAGTCTATCTCTTTGCATAATGCACTCTTCCAGATTACCTTCTTCCTCTTGAAGCATCTTTGCTAGTTCAGCATCAGCTTCCTCCTGCGTTTTTTGAGCTTCATTTCTCTCCACATAGGGTTCATTGTAAATGGAAGATATTTGTTCGGACGGAGGGAGCTCCATATATGGTCCCAACTCTAGAATATCACCACATTATGCAAAATCAACCAGTTTTTGGCTATGAAAAACATATTTCTGCCCCACTCAATGAAAACAGAGCGTATATCTCCTTACCTATATCAGGAGAGGTGGATTCTAATTCCTCAGGCTCAAATAACCTGCCACTCCTACCCATTGAACCCCCAGCCTGAATATAAGACTCCTGAGGGGGCTTGAGTTGTCTAAGCACTGGTGGTTTCACGAAATCATCTTGGAGCCTTTTagcaacatgcaaattttctcTATCTGCTGCACTCTTCTTCATTCTCTCCTCCAGTTCCAATTTTTTGCTCAATCTCTCTGCTAATATTCGATCAACTTCTTCTTGTTCCTCCAGCATCCTCCGATAAACAGCAGCTGCCTGTTCTGCCAATTCTTGCTCTCGTTGTTGCTCAGTTTTAGCCTTTGGGAAATCCTCTCTGACCATTGCATTACGTTGCTTGTTACCTGAGTAatgttgtctgatttcttgGTTTTGTAACTGGTAGGCCATAGCTCCATCTTCGCGAACCATCCACTCCTGACATATTTCATTCACCCTTCCTAGTTTAGGGACAGTACCAACATTTGGAATGCGTGCATCAGACATGATTTCTAATTTTTCAGTAATGTTTTGACTAAAGTAAATTAGTATTATTACTCCTCATTATTGGATTCTCACTATCTGTAATTCAGAAAACTTCGtcaatgaaaaattctaaaAGACTTATTAATCACTCACCTCATTAAGTCACCTTTTGGCCTCAAAGTAAAGTCTCACTTCTCAGGAATTCCATTACAATTTTTTGTAGAACGGGAAATACAAATACAAAATGGCGTTGTTTACTTTCAAATTAACTTGGAGAAAGTAGACAGGTGTATAAAATTGACTTTCATGCAGGAGCTAAGGATACGAATTAACGAATTCAAGCAGATCGACTCAGAAAAGTCATACTATTCAAAAAAAATAACTGTAATGAAACGATGAGCGACCTGTATTATTTATTCTTTTGACGAAAGGTTATGtgaattttctctttttcagtCTAGTTCATTCTTAGTAAGCAGTGGAGTAATTTTAAATGGTGCaagaaatttcagaatttttattatatcattatttgtttttttttttggagtttcCAAATTAGTCCATTGCACCTTGCACCGAAATGTCATGTCACTAGCGATCTGTAAATATTTTTGTGAAGTGTCAGTTTGACAACCACGATCAGATGTTTCTTGCTTTTCTTAacatatcatttttttccttatttcagTTGGAAATTTAATTTCAGTCGTTGTCAGGTGGTTGGCGAATAAATTTTGATGTTATTTTGAGGTTTCATTATGTTTTCTCGATGGAAATGGCCCGTATTATGTGTCATATTTCTTCATGTCTTAAGTGAGTGATAAGGGAAAATTATATCTGTtgtaaagtaaaaaaaaatgttctattTTTAGGTGTTGTGGAATGTGAGGACTATACCgtcgaaataaaaaataacggaCCGGTAGTAAGAGGTGCTACAATCCGTTTTACTGCAACTCTTTATCATGGAAACAACCTGGCCTCCGGGGAATTCAGATATTATTGGGAGGATAATGCCATACCAAAACATCAACATGAGGTTGATAATATAATagttaaaaattttttgtacAATACTTGATCAAGGTGTAATTTTTAGATCAAATCCGATAAGCCAGTGTCAATTTGGGATGTCAAATATGATCATAAGTATCCCcccggaaaatatgaagttcaAGTCACTGTTgagaaaaaaatctatttattttattatgcaATCACATCTAGTCGAACCCAATTCATTATATCAGGTTAGTAATACATTTCGTAGAGAATTGCGCTAAGGGAGTAACTACTGTATTGTGCACTTCCGAATTACTGTATTGTACACTTCCGACTTTGTTTTTATCTTTAACATATTAGTTTCACTTCTCAACTGACTCGTTAACAAATAAAAGTGAACAATAGCTGCTGTGCATATGGGAAATTATGAAATGCTTATAAGAAATATGATTTCCTACTCTAACTTGTTACCATTATCTGCATTATTTTTCAGGTACATTAACTGGTAATCTGCAGGTCTTTCAGAAAAATGAAACGAGAAACAATCAATTCATATCAACAGATACACCACTCATTTCATCTGTGAAGCTATCAGAGCTTGATGCAAATTTCATTTCCAATGCGACATCTGTCACAACTTTCTGGTTTATTGATTGTATTTATTATGGTCCGACGAATAATGCCCAGTTTTCACATTTATTCCCAACATCCGATGAGGAGCATACCATCGATGCATTGATGGTGGCAGATTTTCATCCTCCCCCACCACCAACCACTACGACTACCACCACCACGACTGCGAAACCAACCACAGTAGCTTACAGTACAACCGTAACGAAAAATCCCATCAATATCTCAACCACTACAGTTCCTACAAATTCGATCCCTAAACAACAAACTGTTAACAAGACACTCAAAGTTAAGAGGAGTGTGGAACAGGGATTGAATAATACAGTGTCAAATAAAATCCAGAATATAAGAATAAATGTTAATGGGACGCTGCAACCTTATAACGGTAGTTTCCCCTATATTTGCAATGGTACTGTTGCCGTTGATGACGTCAATGCTTATGGTTATTTCTCCAGGAAAATTGTAGCAAAAGGTAAGTAAATCTGAAATGATTATAAACCATTTGCAGTAGGTTAGTacaaaatgtcaaaatttccAAACAacatagaaaatataaaaaataatccaaatcTATGGGTATCTGTCAGAAGATTCAACTGACATTAGTGACAGTGACCATGGAAGGAGCTTCCCAATGAAACTTGTTATAAGCAGCTATTTTAAGCCGAATTGTCTCTTGAAATTTAAGTTATATTCCAGATCCTATTTCTTCTGTAAATGTCACTGGGAACAATTGGCTTCAACATGGGGATATATTGGCCTTGGTAGTATCGTGTAACGGGTCGCCATCTCTGAGATACTGTGTGAAGTTCTACAGAGGGTCTTATAATGCCACAGGCACAGAATCGTGCCGTTCCTATCTCACGTTGGGAAATTGCAACTTCCTGATTCAAAGATACTTGGGGGATGCCGAGGAGCACACTGTTCTCCTGATCCTAGAAAACGATGTCACCAAAGTGGTGAAGACGGTAGCGGTTACAATTTACGAAGGTGACTTTGAAGTACAAGAAGAATCATCGACGCTTATTCCACTGAAATATGTTCTTGTTCTTTTTCAGTTAAGAAGCAGGCTCAGTTATCCGTTATAGTGGTACCTTTGGCTTTCAGCTTGGTGGCGATAGTCGCGGTCGTCTTCGGGGTGGCCTATTACATACAGAATCGTGAAAggtatgttgaaaatttttttaaaaatttttcttaCACTTTTTTTTTGATGATCTTGAAATGGTGAGGAGAAATATATGCAATAAGTTTACCGTCATAAGGTTGAAACTCAGTGAATTCAATGATGATATAATAATTTTGGGGTGGGGAAGTGTGAGTTGTGTTGTTCTGATGATGTCTGCTAAGGCAGAAACCTTGGTCAACCACCTTCTCTTTCCATTGGCTGTAGGCCAATATCGAAAATAACCACTTCCACTTTCCAGGTTTATCGTCGAAGTGGCAGATTTCAACTTCGGAACCGACTTTTCTGATATGGAATACAAAACCTTCCGCGAAAGGCTTCAGGAATCCTTCATGAACGCGTTCACGAGGGCCCCGTCTCCCGAGGCATCGGAGGCTCCGAATTGGCCCCCTGGCCAGAGCCAAAAATACGACAGTATGACATGACTGATTTAATCCtactgaaaatatgaaaaaatagtgATATTATTCCAAATAAGATTCCATTCAGAGATCACGATATATAGAAGTATTTTTGTGTATTGTATGACAAGATTATCGGATAGAGATGCTTTAGTTCTCACGGGGAATGTTAGCTTTAGATTCGCACAcctttttttcgaaattgaagcCACAATGAGGATTCTGTGTGAAATCGATTCGTGAAGCGTTCGAAGAAATTCGTCGTCGAGGTGGCTGTGGAATTTCGACATTTGACGGTTTTTGTTGTCAAATGCCGAGCATCGATTCGATAGCCCGATTGACGTCGAAGTTTTCTGAAAGCTCCTTATTTTCTACAAGTTTTTACCTGTCCTGTCAATCGAACGTGCGCCATTTTGGTTAACCTTCGCTTTTTTCTTCTGTTTTCGAACTTTTTTTCCTAGTTATTCGAATAGTCTGATATTGGTCTCATTTCTGTAATACTAAACgtcaaaattcgaaattttcgtcGGCACTCTAACGAACTGTCAAAATCGTCGGTTGCCTTTGGTTACTGTGGGGCAAGCGAGTTTTTACCCATTGGCAGCCTTCTCCTGCCCCACATCAACCAATGGCAACAAACGATTTTGACAATTTGTTAGAGTGTCATATAAAAACTGAAATTTAATTGATAGCATGACAGAagtaaaaaaacaataattgttCACCTTCGAATCGAACTGAGCCTAAATATTTATGAATACTTGCACATTACTTCTATTGATTTGTTTTTAAATTAACGATTCGTTGTGTTTATTTACATTTCAGTTGTGACTAGTACTGACacgaatcataattttttttcattcggaaTTAAAACCAACAATATCAGACAGTTGGATGTTACagcctttttttttttgtttgagaaatGATAATCGTCACTTCTAGTCATCGATTGATTGTATTTAAAAGCACTTCAATATCTTTCTTCAAACATTCGAAATTTTTTAGTCTCATCAAATGTCCCAATTATTCAGCAGGGATGGAGAATTGTCTTTTTTGCATGTTTGAAATCTTCAGGTCCCTATTAGAGCGTATCTATGAATATCAGGTCACATTTAACATCTGTAAGTATCTAGCTCAAATATTAGAGTACTCTTAAATTTCTCTGGGTACCGAATGCTCACTCTGAAAGTATTGATTTTTGAGTCTTTGACCCGTTTTACAAGGAGAGCTCTACTTTTACTTCTCTTGACCTGCAATTTTAAGCAATAATTATTTTGTACACGATCCTAAAGTGTTCCAACGAATGTTTTATTGTATGATTCAAGACTTCATGAAGAAAATCTTGTTTATATTACGCTAAGATGTAAGTTTAtataatattgaaaagtttcgaatttttattatgtatatgttgtatttattttGATACTTATTTTATAATGTTTTCAAAACTGTTTTAAATCTATAACATTGTTTGGGTTATAGTAAAACTTATCGAAGATATCGCTTTTTATTTATAATACTATGACACTCCTACCCCTAATGTTCAAGAAGAAGTAAGTGTTTAAGATGAGTCTTTTTTAATATAGAACTGTCAGAATaaagaatttcataaaaaatcgcctatataaaatattcaagatggcggagTTGTCATCCGAAGCAGCGCCACCTGCAGAAAAATTAAACAGATGATTGAAAAAAAGGCAATTAAAAAAACTTCGTTATATTCTACGTGCagtaaagctacattcacaatcaattcacgggccgaagtgcaatTTGGCACGGAAGCTttgcagatggcgttctccgttaccattcacaatgaaattcaagacaaaatttcttgcaagttgcaaactatcacttcggcaaggaatttcgtgccggctatagatgatgctgatgcttatgttttgatcagttacatttttgattcatttgagtatttggttccaagattattgggAATGGTGAATTTCGTGCccaagtgcacttcggcccgcgaatttattgtgaatgcagcttaacaCTTCCTATGTAGACACCGAGTTTGGTTTTTCTGAAGTATCCGGAAAGGAATTAAAAGTTTCTTGGCGTTCCAATTCTTCGATTTTTTTGCGTTACGGTCCTGTCCCCGGGAAAGAAGTGAAACTTTGGGGATATCCCCAGACATAATTCACATTAAAATTTTACATAATTATGAACAGAGCGACCACGAAAAGCTTAGAGTTCTAATTCACAGAGGATTGAAAGATAACCGAGAACTTTTTGCAGATGAACAAGAAGTTTGCGCTTTCAGGAAGCTCCAGTTTGGTGAAACTCGAGATATAAGATTCGGAAATTTTCTTTAACTCGAGTTAGTTAAGAAAGCTACCTTTGCTTTTGTTAGAGCAGACAGGTACGAATGGAATTAAAGCGATGAGGCGGCGAGTGGTCTCTAGAGGAAAAGACGCTctttattatttgaatgagaTGAAATTAAGAATTTGAGATCTGCGCTATTTAACCTTTGACATTCAAACACAGAAGCTCAAATAATAGACATATGTCTATGCTTCAAACTCTATGAATTGTGTTTCTATGCAACCTTTTATAAACACTCTGATTCGAatctttatttttataaattctATAAATAAGAACTGCAGGTATTTCAAGTATTCCCTTTACCGTTTAAGAAAGTATAAGCCGATTGCCGATTCGCAGTGCTAATTCTATATATGCCTCCATTAAATTTCCCCTAACATGCAGAGTTCCCTTTAACAACTGTTCCCGAGATGATTGAAGTGGCCATTAGACCCAGAGAATGTGGTAATGCAATCTCTAAGCACGTCAAGAAGGCAGAAGGCGTTTATTACTAGGTTTAGTTTCCTCACGTTCTATTCTTGGGACTATTTGGATAAAGTGGACCCAGGGTGGTAGCTTGAGAAATAATTCAATTGTAATTTGGAGCATCTCGAGCAGAAATGCTGCGTAGTTATGTGTTAATGTTCCAGTTCTTATTTGAATAACTCTGATGTATTCTCTATGAATGAAACACAGAGAGACTTTCCCGGGCAAACGTCATATCCAGGGGAAATTGTCCATAGATGAGGAAATTGTCACCAATGAATTCCTTTTCTTTTTCTGCGATAGTCTGTTGCTTTGCAGACTGCCTTATCAAATTAACCCTTGTAGGATGCTGCCGAAACACAGTAACGAACTGTAACTGCAATCGCCAACTAATTAGTTT from Coccinella septempunctata chromosome 1, icCocSept1.1, whole genome shotgun sequence includes:
- the LOC123320370 gene encoding CDK5 regulatory subunit-associated protein 3 yields the protein MDEQNIPIDIHVNKLLDWLVSRRHINKEWQKGVLEIREKINNAIQDMPAHDGIVKLLSGQHINYFHCLKIVEILKETEADSKNIFGLYGSQRMKDWQDIISCYQKDNKYLAEVSQILLRNVSYEIPNLKKQINKLGQVQLDCQKKIKEYTKTEVTCLKEFETLCKQLGIPGKNIKNELLELIKDLPEIYEKSAEKLKAVAPAIDLYEAFTEYLAGEKREVLKTLKYLVKHGNTTTYEYVKGRKPIKIDTPEAKSPSEGTDNTSSNEIDFGDDIDFGVVNESIDFEISLIDENADGSAKTDDEFEIIDHSDASSKSADIEIEVVDDNGIATGTDALTLLDNPSTRENIINNLLELQAFLKLRTFEINQESDLLWIPQMQNTPSIIQLQNLETISALMDVVSETFNEITDKRTLHLHNLKHSTNYVDILTSQLNQKLSQVNRMKTSKADMETKVSNCQKEAKELEKQTLRVITQTKEIQKQIEQDVSAKYKGRVVNLVGAISVLKLS
- the LOC123309886 gene encoding coiled-coil domain-containing protein 50, whose product is MSDARIPNVGTVPKLGRVNEICQEWMVREDGAMAYQLQNQEIRQHYSGNKQRNAMVREDFPKAKTEQQREQELAEQAAAVYRRMLEEQEEVDRILAERLSKKLELEERMKKSAADRENLHVAKRLQDDFVKPPVLRQLKPPQESYIQAGGSMGRSGRLFEPEELESTSPDIELGPYMELPPSEQISSIYNEPYVERNEAQKTQEEADAELAKMLQEEEGNLEECIMQRDRLLAIEAQDKELAKVLQERERIKAKKAKERARQKALAKKQQKRQEELQNQDVIMPDDAYSNPADMILPSTRNTIPNLPPPNNCTPQTYDEYEDNYSLPVDRVESSRPSADSSRPSTESGLPDYPNYTAGREEAPTRPSHLAVRPVYKPRYPDPEDLGKPHLNIAMAIDPTYPKQDLAQSPGSYIQHMSPAKSVSSKSSSRSSPSSSSKEMDGRLEMTNAPPYMPIQGQKRTASLEKRRVRDGCKQQ
- the LOC123309877 gene encoding uncharacterized protein LOC123309877, which codes for MFSRWKWPVLCVIFLHVLSVVECEDYTVEIKNNGPVVRGATIRFTATLYHGNNLASGEFRYYWEDNAIPKHQHEIKSDKPVSIWDVKYDHKYPPGKYEVQVTVEKKIYLFYYAITSSRTQFIISGTLTGNLQVFQKNETRNNQFISTDTPLISSVKLSELDANFISNATSVTTFWFIDCIYYGPTNNAQFSHLFPTSDEEHTIDALMVADFHPPPPPTTTTTTTTTAKPTTVAYSTTVTKNPINISTTTVPTNSIPKQQTVNKTLKVKRSVEQGLNNTVSNKIQNIRINVNGTLQPYNGSFPYICNGTVAVDDVNAYGYFSRKIVAKDPISSVNVTGNNWLQHGDILALVVSCNGSPSLRYCVKFYRGSYNATGTESCRSYLTLGNCNFLIQRYLGDAEEHTVLLILENDVTKVVKTVAVTIYEVKKQAQLSVIVVPLAFSLVAIVAVVFGVAYYIQNRERFIVEVADFNFGTDFSDMEYKTFRERLQESFMNAFTRAPSPEASEAPNWPPGQSQKYDSMT